The following proteins are encoded in a genomic region of Phaeodactylum tricornutum CCAP 1055/1 chromosome 1, whole genome shotgun sequence:
- a CDS encoding predicted protein codes for MKTLVSMFAIALSFLLIARVQLSDAFAMAPVTRGNMCRLVSSSRTILFDTSMEKERRMGELTKPEQKVFDIMEAIHNSKYLFRVVVVGKGAILETTTELGPVMKVTQSPSTGANLMTFASKDQSTEFHLQLSNVYKIVITENETPAKVLRM; via the coding sequence ATGAAGACTCTGGTTTCGATGTTTGCTATCGCTCTTTCTTTCTTACTAATAGCTCGAGTGCAGCTCTCGGACGCCTTCGCGATGGCGCCAGTAACACGAGGAAATATGTGTCGCTTGGTGTCTTCTTCTCGAACAATCTTGTTCGATACTAGCATGGAGAAAGAGCGTCGCATGGGCGAACTAACAAAACCAGAACAGAAAGTGTTTGACATTATGGAAGCAATTCACAATTCCAAGTATCTATTCCGCGTTGTCGTAGTTGGCAAGGGAGCCATTCTGGAAACGACAACAGAACTCGGTCCCGTCATGAAAGTAACACAGTCTCCGAGTACCGGCGCCAATCTTATGACTTTTGCGTCGAAAGACCAGTCGACGGAATTTCATTTGCAGCTCTCCAACGTTTACAAAATTGTTATTACCGAAAACGAAACACCCGCCAAGGTTCTACGGATGTGA